A window from Dermacentor albipictus isolate Rhodes 1998 colony chromosome 10, USDA_Dalb.pri_finalv2, whole genome shotgun sequence encodes these proteins:
- the LOC135898218 gene encoding uncharacterized protein: protein MAAYKRLSVQTEVTSSSSGNCSQDVVSILNLTTTGALVGESSMLTDMRRSSILQADDHNYTHHIDCPESLSAFVGAVVPYIAGFVVKKVRSTVTCELCIAALHSDELAPLIRQKSRGGLISPSQDVVGLCEAVEKGLRRLQAEYDTIKMVTVRSKHLILEVLGTFTKKNWFQKLEDHILDLDPLDNHIYILCKKIAEEYIKVRTHHMTKERNRELIKNKVRPLLSRVIISNHQ, encoded by the coding sequence ATGGCTGCATACAAGCGTCTGTCGGTTCAGACAGAAGTGACTTCAtcaagctctggaaactgctcCCAAGACGTAGTCTCAATTCTAAATCTAACAACTACAGGAGCTTTGGTAGGTGAAAGCAGCATGCTTACTGATATGCGCAGGTCATCAATCCTGCAGGCCGACGACCACAACTATACCCATCACATTGACTGCCCAGAAAGCCTGTCAGCTTTTGTCGGTGCTGTAGTGCCGTACATTGCAGGTTTCGTCGTTAAGAAAGTTCGTTCAACGGTAACATGTGAACTGTGCATCGCAGCCCTGCACTCGGATGAACTGGCACCTTTAATTAGGCAAAAGAGCCGAGGTGGACTTATTTCACCGTCACAAGACGTCGTTGGCCTGTGTGAAGCAGTTGAAAAGGGGCTGCGACGGCTACAGGCAGAATATGATACTATTAAAATGGTGACGGTAAGATCAAAACACCTCATCCTTGAAGTCCTGGGCACCTTCACAAAGAAAAACTGGTTCCAGAAACTGGAGGACCACATCCTTGATCTTGATCCACTTGATAACCATATTTATATCTTGTGCAAAAAAATCGCTGAAGAATATATAAAAGTGAGAACACACCACATGACGAAAGAACGAAACCGTGAACTGATCAAAAACAAAGTGAGACCACTTTTGTCGAGGGTGATTATTTCCAACCACCAGT